The following are encoded in a window of Bradyrhizobium sp. WBOS07 genomic DNA:
- a CDS encoding EF-hand domain-containing protein gives MISRLSVALALSLALLSGPAWSASGNAVKLFDTDNDGTLDLAEVKKVAAGLFAKLDPDRDGTLDARELRGRLTAKQLAAADPDRDGTLMLDEYLSVVEQRFNAANPDKDGTLDAKELNSRAGRALLRLMR, from the coding sequence ATGATTTCGCGTCTCTCAGTTGCACTTGCGCTCTCGCTTGCATTGTTGTCCGGTCCGGCGTGGTCGGCCTCCGGCAATGCGGTCAAATTGTTCGATACCGACAACGACGGCACGCTCGATCTGGCGGAGGTCAAGAAGGTGGCGGCCGGATTGTTCGCAAAGCTCGATCCGGATCGCGACGGCACGCTCGATGCCCGCGAATTGCGCGGACGGTTGACTGCGAAACAACTCGCCGCTGCCGATCCCGACCGCGACGGGACACTGATGCTCGACGAGTACCTGTCCGTGGTCGAGCAGCGCTTCAATGCGGCCAATCCCGACAAGGATGGAACGCTGGATGCGAAAGAGCTGAACTCGCGCGCCGGCCGTGCGCTGTTGCGATTGATGCGCTGA
- a CDS encoding methanol/ethanol family PQQ-dependent dehydrogenase: MKRFAMAAGLVMLASTCASAQTTEQLVKGATDTSNVLNYGMGYHLQRFSTLNQINKDTVKNLVPIWNYSFNDDRSEESQPIVYQGVIYVTTHNATMAVDAKSGKQIWKSKIEYPAETPRIVCCGIINRGVAIHEGKLFRTTLDAHVVAIDAKNGKELWRQKAADIKEGYSMTIAPLVAEGVVITGVSGAEFGTRGFIDGWDPATGKHLWRTHSIPSPDEPGGDTWKGDTWKLGGGSTWITGSYDPELKTVYWGTGNPGPFNAAVRPGDNLYTCSVLAMDPKTGKIKWHYQFSPNNPFDYDAVAEMVLADMNVEGKPAKVLMNANRNGFFYVLDRTNGKLLAANPYVKVNWATGVDMKTGRPVETDVAKDAREGKKVTVYPSILGGKNWEPMSFNPQTGLAYANTLNFGGKYKAEPVTFKQGEWYLGMDLSDPWEFGDGPRGHLKAIDPMTGKSKWEAPSDIPRFSGVLSTAGGVVFSGALTGEFEAFDADTGKKLWQFQTGSGIEGQPVTWQQDGVQYVAVTSGYGGVYSLFSGDERLAKVPPGGSLWVFAVKQ; this comes from the coding sequence ATGAAACGCTTTGCGATGGCCGCGGGCCTCGTCATGCTTGCGTCGACGTGTGCAAGTGCACAGACCACCGAGCAGTTGGTCAAGGGCGCGACCGACACATCGAATGTTCTCAATTACGGGATGGGCTACCATCTTCAGCGCTTCTCGACGCTGAACCAGATCAACAAGGATACGGTCAAGAACCTCGTCCCGATCTGGAATTACAGCTTCAACGACGATCGTAGCGAGGAATCGCAGCCCATCGTCTATCAGGGCGTCATCTACGTGACCACGCACAACGCCACCATGGCGGTCGATGCCAAGAGCGGCAAGCAGATCTGGAAGAGCAAGATCGAATATCCGGCCGAGACGCCCCGCATCGTCTGCTGCGGCATCATCAACCGCGGCGTCGCGATTCACGAGGGCAAGCTGTTCCGTACCACGCTCGATGCCCACGTGGTCGCCATTGACGCCAAGAACGGCAAGGAGCTGTGGCGGCAGAAGGCGGCTGACATCAAGGAAGGCTATTCGATGACCATCGCCCCGCTGGTCGCCGAGGGTGTCGTCATCACGGGCGTCTCAGGCGCCGAGTTCGGCACGCGCGGCTTCATCGATGGATGGGACCCGGCGACCGGCAAGCACCTCTGGCGCACTCACTCGATTCCTTCGCCAGACGAGCCCGGCGGCGACACCTGGAAGGGCGACACCTGGAAGCTCGGCGGCGGCTCGACCTGGATTACGGGCTCATACGATCCCGAGTTGAAGACCGTCTATTGGGGCACCGGCAATCCCGGCCCGTTCAACGCGGCGGTACGGCCGGGCGACAATCTTTATACCTGCTCCGTGCTGGCGATGGATCCCAAGACCGGCAAGATCAAGTGGCACTACCAGTTCTCGCCGAACAATCCGTTCGACTACGACGCGGTCGCCGAGATGGTCCTCGCCGACATGAACGTCGAGGGCAAGCCGGCCAAGGTGCTGATGAATGCCAACCGCAACGGCTTCTTCTACGTGCTCGACCGCACCAACGGCAAGCTGCTCGCGGCCAATCCCTACGTGAAGGTGAACTGGGCGACCGGCGTCGACATGAAGACGGGCCGTCCGGTCGAAACCGACGTCGCCAAGGATGCGCGCGAGGGCAAGAAGGTGACGGTCTATCCGTCGATCCTCGGCGGCAAGAACTGGGAGCCGATGTCGTTCAATCCGCAGACCGGCCTTGCCTACGCCAACACGCTGAACTTCGGCGGCAAATACAAGGCCGAGCCCGTCACCTTCAAGCAGGGTGAATGGTATCTCGGCATGGACCTGAGCGATCCCTGGGAGTTCGGGGACGGACCGCGCGGTCACCTCAAGGCCATCGACCCCATGACCGGCAAGTCGAAATGGGAAGCGCCGAGCGACATTCCGCGCTTCTCGGGCGTGCTGTCGACCGCGGGCGGCGTCGTGTTCTCGGGCGCCCTGACCGGCGAGTTCGAGGCCTTCGACGCCGACACCGGCAAGAAGCTCTGGCAGTTCCAGACCGGGTCCGGCATCGAGGGACAGCCGGTCACCTGGCAGCAGGATGGCGTGCAATATGTCGCGGTGACCAGCGGCTACGGCGGCGTCTACTCGCTGTTCTCCGGTGACGAGCGGCTTGCCAAGGTGCCGCCCGGCGGCTCGCTGTGGGTCTTCGCGGTCAAGCAATAA
- a CDS encoding cytochrome c — translation MLREMLHKTVASLATVAVLTVALAATVRAADDANGNPLQAQIDHGKSTYASKCSHCHGPNLMNSGTITPDLRAIPDDKTRFVTTVKNGKNNKMPPWGDILSDDEIGNLWAFVSSRRKP, via the coding sequence ATGCTGAGAGAAATGCTTCACAAGACGGTGGCGAGCCTCGCCACCGTCGCGGTGCTGACGGTCGCGCTTGCGGCGACCGTTCGTGCCGCGGACGACGCGAACGGCAATCCACTGCAGGCCCAAATCGACCACGGCAAGTCGACCTATGCCTCGAAATGCTCGCACTGCCACGGCCCCAACCTGATGAATTCCGGCACCATCACGCCGGACCTGCGCGCCATTCCCGACGACAAGACGCGCTTCGTCACCACGGTGAAGAACGGCAAGAACAACAAGATGCCGCCTTGGGGCGACATTCTCTCCGACGACGAGATCGGGAATCTCTGGGCGTTCGTGTCCAGCCGGAGAAAGCCATGA
- a CDS encoding ABC transporter substrate-binding protein gives MRSRAVAWSVAALLSTMASAAPAADDPLRICLDEDRPPLSLHRRGQPDAGFDVLLAQAVAERLGRKLAIQWFESKLDEDSSPQLEANALLSDGRCSLVGGYALTRDSLVAPGMKTARLPGFAGATRDDRRRRVAVGVLAPSQPYVYSPMTVVLGPKASGRTIGDIGDLAGLRLVVESGSLGDAILMTFDKGRLIDSITHLVPGRDDLLGALQRGDHDATLIDLARFDAHRAAHPDTALAASGYYYPIGANRGYVGLASDGALIEAVNKALSALAAEGRIAEFGRQAGLTYLPPREPAILGDVWTKIIQR, from the coding sequence ATGAGGAGCCGGGCCGTTGCATGGAGCGTTGCTGCGCTGCTTTCGACGATGGCGTCGGCCGCGCCTGCGGCCGACGATCCCCTGAGGATCTGTCTCGACGAGGACCGACCGCCGCTCTCGCTGCATCGCCGCGGCCAGCCGGATGCCGGCTTCGACGTGCTGCTGGCGCAGGCGGTGGCCGAGCGGCTCGGACGGAAGCTGGCGATCCAGTGGTTCGAGAGCAAGCTGGACGAGGATTCGAGTCCCCAGCTCGAGGCCAATGCGCTGCTCTCGGATGGGCGCTGCTCGCTGGTCGGCGGCTACGCGCTGACCCGGGATTCGCTGGTTGCCCCCGGAATGAAGACGGCGCGCCTGCCGGGCTTCGCCGGGGCCACGCGCGACGACCGGCGGCGCCGCGTCGCCGTCGGCGTGCTCGCGCCGAGCCAGCCTTACGTGTATTCGCCGATGACGGTGGTGCTCGGGCCGAAGGCAAGCGGCCGCACGATCGGAGACATCGGCGATCTCGCCGGGCTTCGCCTGGTCGTCGAAAGCGGCTCGCTCGGCGACGCCATCCTGATGACCTTCGACAAGGGGCGGCTGATCGACAGCATCACCCATCTCGTCCCCGGCCGCGACGATCTCCTCGGCGCGCTGCAGCGCGGCGACCATGACGCGACGCTGATCGACCTTGCGCGCTTCGACGCCCACCGCGCCGCGCACCCCGATACGGCGCTCGCGGCGTCCGGCTATTACTATCCGATCGGCGCCAATCGCGGCTATGTCGGGCTTGCCAGCGATGGCGCGCTGATCGAGGCCGTCAACAAGGCGCTGAGCGCCCTCGCGGCCGAGGGCAGGATCGCCGAATTCGGCAGGCAGGCCGGCCTCACCTATCTACCACCGCGCGAGCCCGCCATTCTGGGCGACGTCTGGACCAAGATCATCCAGCGGTGA
- a CDS encoding tripartite tricarboxylate transporter substrate binding protein: MSKKIHRRHFIAAGAGAFAMPFVSRGAAAQAASQGPWPSRQIRMICSYPAGGQTDLLARAYGEFISKQVGKTVVVENKPGASGAIGTAEVARAEPDGHTILCSISTTYIMNRVVMKNPGYDMDKDLTLVSVIPGAGLLLVANPKTGVKTLEDFVAFARKSGKVNFGTYSAGSAPHMTINELNKQYGLNIEPIHYRGEAPMWTGMLEGTLDVAMGSYTAAQSVLQSDRGTVFAVHSKKVEAIPTIKTLPEQGATSKFFTVSGFTGWAVPKATPAPVVDRLAELCVAANNDPKVKEVLTTFVLEPAIGFKETNALYQRELPIWIESAKSLGLEPA, translated from the coding sequence ATGTCCAAGAAAATCCATCGCCGCCACTTCATCGCCGCCGGAGCCGGCGCATTCGCGATGCCGTTCGTCTCGCGCGGCGCCGCGGCGCAGGCTGCATCACAAGGCCCTTGGCCGTCGCGGCAGATTCGCATGATCTGCAGCTATCCCGCCGGCGGGCAGACCGACCTGCTCGCGCGCGCCTACGGCGAATTCATCTCCAAGCAGGTCGGCAAGACCGTGGTCGTCGAGAACAAGCCCGGCGCTTCCGGTGCGATCGGCACGGCGGAGGTCGCCCGCGCCGAGCCCGACGGCCACACCATCCTGTGCTCGATCTCGACCACCTACATCATGAACCGGGTGGTGATGAAGAATCCCGGCTACGACATGGACAAGGATCTGACCCTCGTCAGCGTCATTCCGGGCGCCGGCCTGTTGCTGGTGGCCAACCCGAAGACCGGGGTCAAGACTCTGGAGGATTTCGTCGCCTTCGCGCGCAAGAGCGGCAAGGTGAATTTCGGCACCTACAGCGCGGGCTCGGCCCCGCACATGACGATCAACGAGCTCAACAAGCAGTACGGTCTCAACATCGAGCCGATCCATTACCGCGGCGAGGCCCCGATGTGGACCGGGATGCTCGAAGGCACGCTCGATGTCGCGATGGGAAGCTACACGGCGGCCCAGTCGGTCCTGCAAAGCGACCGCGGCACCGTGTTCGCGGTGCATTCGAAGAAGGTCGAGGCGATCCCGACCATCAAGACCCTTCCCGAGCAGGGCGCGACGTCGAAATTCTTCACCGTCAGCGGCTTCACCGGCTGGGCCGTGCCGAAGGCAACGCCAGCGCCGGTGGTCGACCGCCTCGCCGAGCTCTGCGTCGCCGCCAACAACGATCCAAAAGTGAAAGAGGTTCTCACCACCTTCGTGCTCGAGCCTGCCATCGGCTTCAAGGAGACCAATGCACTGTACCAGCGCGAGTTGCCGATCTGGATCGAGAGCGCAAAATCGCTCGGCCTCGAGCCGGCCTGA
- a CDS encoding helix-turn-helix domain-containing protein gives MSDTIHTLSTTGMTPKRQIQSWIDGLTSLCGHFDVDPLEASSLEGRIDYTSVSRLKLCQIEVSQHRIAHTLARAKANEHPYIKIHFQTYGVSYFEQEGRHIEINPGDIIAYDVSCPHSIISPAFTRHDVVIVPKALLRDRGFPSQRMPACKLSAKTGTGRIAHDFVHATFDEAAKLSANSAVGVADSLIDLLLLPLREADTMFDRVGPEAMYVRAQFFIREHLRDPDLCIDQISAELGCSKRYLHMLFSERGTTVSDYIWQARLQNCRQELEAHAGKTITDVAFSWGFSSSSHFSRVFRKYFGVVPSSIHKAQQSAANSNEH, from the coding sequence ATGTCCGACACCATTCACACGCTCTCGACGACCGGTATGACGCCGAAGCGCCAGATCCAGAGCTGGATCGACGGGCTGACGAGCCTGTGTGGGCATTTCGACGTCGATCCGCTGGAGGCGTCCTCGCTCGAAGGCCGCATCGACTACACGAGCGTCTCGCGCCTGAAGCTCTGCCAGATCGAGGTGAGCCAGCATCGTATCGCGCACACGCTGGCGCGCGCCAAGGCCAATGAGCATCCCTACATCAAGATTCACTTCCAGACCTACGGCGTGTCTTATTTCGAGCAGGAAGGCCGCCACATCGAGATCAACCCCGGCGACATCATCGCCTATGACGTCTCCTGCCCGCATTCGATCATCAGCCCGGCCTTCACGCGTCACGACGTGGTGATCGTGCCGAAGGCGCTGCTGCGCGACCGCGGATTTCCCTCGCAGCGGATGCCGGCGTGCAAGTTGTCGGCGAAGACGGGCACGGGGCGGATCGCCCACGATTTCGTCCATGCGACCTTCGACGAGGCTGCCAAGCTGTCGGCGAACAGCGCGGTCGGCGTCGCCGATTCGCTGATCGACCTGCTGCTGCTGCCGCTGCGCGAAGCCGACACGATGTTCGACCGGGTCGGGCCCGAAGCGATGTATGTGCGCGCGCAGTTCTTCATCCGCGAGCATCTGCGCGATCCGGATCTGTGTATCGACCAGATCTCCGCCGAGCTCGGCTGCTCCAAGCGCTATCTGCACATGCTGTTCTCGGAGCGCGGCACCACGGTGAGCGACTACATCTGGCAGGCGCGGTTGCAGAACTGCCGCCAGGAACTCGAGGCTCATGCCGGCAAGACCATCACCGATGTCGCGTTCTCCTGGGGCTTCTCCAGCTCGTCGCATTTCAGCCGCGTGTTCCGGAAATATTTCGGCGTGGTGCCGTCCTCGATCCACAAGGCGCAGCAGAGCGCGGCAAACTCGAACGAGCATTAG